AGAGTCTATTCGTCGGACTTTGGGTAGTTTCCTCAGCCGCATTTATTATGATTTACGCAACTTGGGGACAACTTCCCAAGATAGGGCGTTGAATTTTGCCTCTACGAATGCTTTTCAAGCGGCTTCTACCTTTGCGGAAGCTGTGGCTACAGGTATGGAGTTGGATAGTATTACAGTGGAGAAAAGTCCTTTCTGTCGTTTAGATAGCGATTGTTGGGATGTAAAATTGAAGTTCTTTGACCCTGAAAATAGTCGTCGGGCGAAGAAGCTATTCCGGTTTACAATTGATGTGAGTGATATTATTCCTGTTACTTTGGGCGAAGTCCGTTCTTGGTCTACTCCTTATTAATATCTCACCTGGCGAATATAATTTACAGCCCCAACAGCCCCGGCGAATAGAATTCGCGGCTACACAAACAAAGTCCACCTTCGTGGACTAAAAAACTAACTGTTTCAAACCTACGTAGGTAGGTTTCGCCTGTGTAGACGCGGTTTCTAACCGCCGATTTAATGTTAATTACTAATGTTGGTTGACATACGTCAACCCAACCTACAATCTAAAATTGATTATGAGATTACCCAAACTTTCCCCACCAGTAAAAAGACCGGATATTATTTATCCTCATCGTTCTGTTGATGTAATTCACGGTAGAGTCGAAGATTTAGTGAGCATTCGTATGGATTTATTACATGGTGCTAATTATAATGACCCCGCTGCATTTCAAAATCGTAGTTATCAGCAAATTAAATCTTCTTGTAGTTGCATGATTTAGGAGTTATCAATATTATGAGTAAACAAAAGAAAACCCCCGCAAATTCTAGCGAACTAGAACCTAAACCACCAGCAGAAATTGAACGTAAATTATTATCT
The window above is part of the Dolichospermum sp. DET69 genome. Proteins encoded here:
- a CDS encoding cyanobactin biosynthesis system PatB/AcyB/McaB family protein, with the translated sequence MRLPKLSPPVKRPDIIYPHRSVDVIHGRVEDLVSIRMDLLHGANYNDPAAFQNRSYQQIKSSCSCMI